A genomic window from Leishmania donovani BPK282A1 complete genome, chromosome 16 includes:
- a CDS encoding aspartate carbamoyltransferase, putative, with translation MPTFNPVASLKGQSVASATQFSRADIDALIQLALDMKTHIEAGKTIDTLRGRVMTPLFFEDSSRTLTSFCAAMMRLGGSVVNFKVETSSVNKGETLQDTIRTLDSYSDVLVLRHAKEEALEQAMSVATHPIMNAGNGAGEHPTQALLDILTIHAELGAVDGIAIALIGDLKKGRTVHSLLKLLTHNFALRRVYLIAPAGLEMPAEVLEHVASDVLKRGIAIQQACGLTPEIVADCDVLYATRLQKERFIASAAGDADAMTAFEASKASLLIDKARLAHAKAKMIVMHPLPRVDELSSDIDDDPRAAYFRQMRYGLFMRMAILFSVLS, from the coding sequence ATGCCCACCTTCAACCCAGTTGCCTCCCTCAAGGGCCAGAGTGTGGCCTCCGCTACACAGTTCTCGCGCGCTGACATCGACGCCCTCATCCAGCTCGCACTCGATATGAAGACACACATCGAGGCAGGAAAAACAATCGACACCCTGCGCGGTCGCGTCATGACGCCGCTGTTCTTCGAGGACAGCTCTCGCACGCTGACGAGTTTTTGCGCGGCCATGATGCGGCTGGGGGGCAGCGTTGTGAACTTCAAGGTGGAGACGTCGTCTGTGAACAAGGGCGAAACGCTGCAGGACACCATTCGCACGCTGGACTCGTACAGCGACGTGCTCGTGCTCCGCCACGCTAAGGAGGAGGCGTTGGAGCAGGCAATGAGTGTGGCGACGCACCCGATCATGAAcgccggcaacggcgccggtgaGCACCCGACTCAGGCGTTGCTCGACATCCTCACGATTCACGCCGAGCTCGGCGCCGTGGACGGCATTGCGATCGCGTTGATCGGGGACCTCAAGAAGGGCCGCACGGTGCAttcgctgctgaagctgctaACGCACAACTTCGCGCTGAGGAGGGTGTACCTCATCGCCCCCGCGGGGCTGGAGAtgccggcggaggtgctggagcaTGTCGCGTCGGACGTGCTGAAGCGCGGGATCGCGATTCAGCAGGCGTGTGGCCTCACCCCCGAGATTGTGGCCGACTGCGACGTGCTCTACGCGACGCGCCTGCAGAAGGAGCGCTTTAttgcctccgctgccggtgacgccgacgccaTGACCGCCTTTGAGGCTTCTAAGGCTAGCCTGCTGATCGACAAGGCTCGCCTGGCACACGCGAAGGCGAAGATGATTGTCATGCACCCGCTACCCCGCGTGGATGAGCTCAGCTCCGACATCGACGACGACCCGCGTGCGGCGTATTTCCGACAGATGCGCTACGGCCTCTTCATGCGCATGGCTATCCTCTTCAGCGTGCTTTCTTGA